TAATCGCAGTAGATGACACTAAAGGTACAAAGGCAGCAGTCTCCACCTTTGCCCATGTATGTAAATGCATGAATCCTGAATCAATAATTTTGTTGTATGTAGAAAAATTCGAAGGAAGGTCATTTAAAAACACTTATCAAAACAGGCCATCCAGCCGAAGAAATTGTCAAGACTGCAAAAGAAGAAGGGGTTGATATGATAATTGTCGGCTCCAGGGGTAAAAGGGTTTCTCACCTTTTTATGGGAAGCGTCAGTAGAGAAGTGGCTAATAATGCTGAGGTTCCCGTACTTCTCGTCAAATAGACCTTAGGAGTTCCCCTCCCCTGTGGTGGGAGGGGATTGAGGGGAGGGGGATAGAATTAGGGAGAGGACGAAATAGGTTTGAATGACGAAAAGATCATCATATTAGGAGGAGGTCTTGCAGGACTTTCTTCTGGATATGTTTTATCCAGCGCTGGTAAGAGAGTTTTAGTATTTGAAAGCAATTCTACAGTAGGTGGTCTTGCAAAGACGATTGCCAAAGGTGAATTCAGATTTGATCTTGGGGGGCACAGGTTTTTCACAAAAAACGAAAGGATTGAGCGTTTTGTAAAGGAACTGCTGGACGGAGAATTATTGGTAGTTTCTCGGAAAAGCAAAATCTACCTGTGCAACAAATATTTTGACTATCCACTCAAGCCTGCAAACGCCATTTTCAATCTTGGCATACCTACCACTTTAAAGATAATTTCTGACTACAGCATCGAAAGGTTAAAAAACCTTGTAAAACCCGGCGCTAATATCTCTCTCGAAGACTGGGTAGTAGGTAATTTTGGACGCACCATGTTTAACCTCTATTTCAAAGAATACAGTGAAAAGGTATGGGGCACAGAATGCAACAGAATAAGCATGGAGTGGGTAGCACAGCGCATCAAAGGTCTTTCTCTAAGCAAAGCGATCAAAAATGCATTCT
Above is a window of Nitrospirota bacterium DNA encoding:
- a CDS encoding universal stress protein; this translates as MVKTAKEEGVDMIIVGSRGKRVSHLFMGSVSREVANNAEVPVLLVK